In the genome of Bacillus sp. S3, one region contains:
- a CDS encoding IS256 family transposase, translated as MTQLQFSLDLELLKDSVMNSNIDNVVKSAVVLVLNEYMEKERNDYLHAAAYERSVERRDYRNGYYERELTMSIGKIKLKVPRTRNGEFSPTVFEKYARCDQALVLSMLEMVINGVSTRKVTHIVEQLCGESKSKSFVSSLTQKLDPIINDWAKRPLNLRYYPFVFVDAMYIKVREHHRVVSKAVYIATAITESKTREILGLSVDHAESYESWSRFLQQLKSRGLQSPKLVISDAHQGLQKAIQREFIGTSWQRCNVHFKRNIIERLPKKDSAEIRMMIKRIFDAVTIEDMRNFKGELMSQFGDNLKYEQALKILDDGFEDTIQYMEFQEDIRCHIRSTNSLERLNQEVRRREKVIRIYPNTQSAFRLVGAVLMHYQETNYSKQKSIKR; from the coding sequence ATGACCCAATTACAGTTTAGCCTAGATTTGGAACTTTTAAAAGACTCAGTAATGAATTCAAATATAGATAACGTTGTTAAATCAGCTGTTGTTCTGGTTTTGAATGAGTACATGGAGAAAGAAAGAAATGATTACTTACACGCCGCTGCATATGAACGCTCTGTTGAGCGTCGTGATTACCGAAATGGCTACTACGAACGTGAGTTAACGATGAGTATCGGTAAGATAAAACTTAAGGTTCCTAGGACTCGAAATGGTGAGTTTTCACCTACGGTTTTTGAGAAATATGCACGTTGTGACCAGGCGTTAGTACTCTCTATGCTAGAGATGGTTATCAATGGCGTTTCTACACGTAAAGTTACACATATTGTGGAACAACTTTGTGGTGAAAGTAAGTCAAAATCGTTTGTTTCTTCACTTACTCAAAAGCTTGATCCTATTATTAATGACTGGGCCAAACGGCCCTTAAATTTAAGGTATTATCCTTTTGTTTTTGTAGATGCCATGTATATAAAAGTTCGTGAACATCATCGTGTCGTCTCTAAGGCTGTTTATATAGCCACTGCAATCACTGAAAGCAAAACACGTGAAATTCTTGGGTTAAGTGTGGATCACGCTGAGAGTTATGAAAGTTGGAGTCGCTTTCTCCAACAACTAAAATCACGTGGTCTTCAATCCCCAAAGCTAGTCATTTCAGATGCTCACCAGGGGCTTCAAAAAGCGATTCAACGTGAATTTATTGGGACTAGCTGGCAAAGGTGTAACGTCCATTTTAAACGTAATATCATAGAAAGGCTTCCAAAAAAGGACTCAGCGGAAATACGTATGATGATTAAGCGTATTTTTGATGCAGTCACAATTGAGGATATGCGGAATTTTAAAGGTGAACTGATGAGTCAGTTTGGGGACAATCTTAAATACGAACAAGCTCTGAAAATATTAGATGATGGTTTCGAAGATACCATACAATATATGGAATTCCAAGAAGATATCCGTTGTCATATCCGTAGTACAAATTCTCTTGAGCGATTAAATCAGGAAGTCCGAAGAAGAGAAAAGGTAATTCGAATTTACCCTAATACACAATCTGCTTTTCGTTTAGTAGGAGCTGTTTTAATGCACTATCAAGAAACCAATTATTCGAAGCAGAAATCTATTAAAAGGTAG
- a CDS encoding phosphodiester glycosidase family protein, with product MESKRKWRKAFAVAALATFVVGSTAAFETDSSAAQPNKKQGIVKDYLPLGDAALPEHRTVEHPAKGVTITSVTRGFADSNAFFTVTVASVKDRDTAVKMTDLLKQAGLDARMETLTERAPDDPAEGPLGYRVRVGMFNDKDSATKMVNKIKEANIVVNGSKLGGSVQYSGEDGGATTGPWEVRILTIDPKQYRGELQVALATPDGTGSETVSSIVKRTGALIGTNASYFVTKDSNGTTGDVAGLSMINGRLVSEAVNNTGSFVLSNLNGQGAKIEKLSTEISVHSSDGSAEVIDGVNRKPGLILNCGGVNDTPTNQPKHDFLCTDSDEIIYFTKDFGQRADAGMGVQVNLDKNGKVISLAEERGGTIPEEGIILQGIGKGADWLRDHAKVGLKLKIDQEVKTADGKPLQINKHTSIVSGGPILLKDGKPIVDATAEGFNWSESTFYYDFGVRRHPRTIAGKTPDGKIIIVVADGRLPGVAAGLNFKEEVELMKSLGVSDAVNLDGGGSSTFVGPDGLRGHPSDGQERPTGDALLVIPK from the coding sequence ATGGAAAGCAAGAGAAAATGGCGTAAAGCCTTTGCCGTTGCAGCGTTAGCAACTTTCGTTGTTGGTTCAACCGCTGCTTTTGAAACAGATTCATCTGCTGCACAACCCAATAAGAAGCAGGGCATTGTGAAGGACTATCTCCCTCTTGGAGATGCTGCATTACCTGAGCATCGGACGGTTGAGCATCCGGCTAAGGGAGTAACCATCACTTCCGTTACCCGTGGATTCGCGGATAGCAATGCGTTTTTTACTGTAACGGTAGCCTCCGTAAAGGACAGGGATACGGCGGTCAAAATGACAGATCTCCTAAAGCAGGCAGGCTTGGATGCACGTATGGAGACTCTGACCGAACGCGCACCTGATGATCCAGCTGAGGGTCCATTGGGTTACCGAGTTCGTGTAGGCATGTTTAATGATAAGGATTCAGCAACGAAGATGGTGAATAAGATTAAAGAAGCAAATATTGTTGTGAATGGCTCAAAGCTTGGCGGATCCGTACAGTATAGCGGAGAAGACGGAGGCGCTACCACAGGGCCATGGGAAGTAAGAATTTTGACCATTGATCCGAAGCAATATCGCGGAGAACTTCAAGTTGCCCTTGCGACACCAGATGGGACAGGCAGTGAAACGGTATCATCCATTGTCAAGCGTACGGGCGCACTAATTGGTACAAATGCCAGCTATTTTGTCACGAAGGATAGTAATGGTACAACAGGTGATGTCGCCGGACTTTCCATGATTAACGGACGTCTTGTTAGTGAGGCAGTAAACAATACTGGCAGCTTTGTATTATCCAATCTTAATGGACAAGGAGCTAAGATTGAAAAATTGTCGACAGAGATATCTGTTCATTCATCTGACGGATCTGCGGAGGTCATTGATGGAGTCAATCGCAAACCAGGACTTATTTTAAACTGTGGTGGTGTGAATGATACGCCTACCAATCAGCCAAAACATGATTTTTTATGTACCGATTCAGATGAAATCATCTATTTTACAAAGGATTTCGGTCAACGTGCAGATGCTGGAATGGGTGTGCAGGTGAATCTTGACAAGAATGGTAAAGTAATTTCGTTAGCCGAAGAGCGTGGCGGAACGATTCCAGAGGAAGGTATCATTCTCCAGGGTATTGGCAAAGGCGCTGATTGGCTGCGCGACCACGCAAAGGTTGGCTTAAAGCTGAAAATTGACCAAGAAGTAAAAACAGCTGATGGGAAGCCGCTTCAAATTAACAAGCATACGAGTATTGTAAGCGGTGGTCCGATCCTGCTCAAGGATGGGAAACCGATTGTTGACGCAACCGCTGAGGGCTTCAATTGGTCCGAAAGCACGTTCTACTATGACTTTGGCGTACGCCGTCACCCTAGAACCATTGCTGGAAAAACTCCAGATGGTAAGATTATCATTGTGGTGGCCGACGGACGGCTTCCGGGTGTTGCGGCCGGACTCAACTTTAAAGAAGAAGTGGAATTGATGAAAAGCCTCGGTGTTTCGGATGCTGTAAATCTTGATGGCGGCGGCTCCTCTACTTTTGTTGGCCCAGACGGCCTGCGCGGGCACCCTTCAGATGGTCAAGAACGACCAACAGGCGATGCTTTGCTTGTTATTCCAAAATAA
- a CDS encoding alpha-glucoside-specific PTS transporter subunit IIBC, producing the protein MMQKLQRFGGAMFIPVLIMPAMGLLLGLANTLINPEIVGEIAKEGSLWYIFWKLVFDGSYVIFQNIPLLFVIGLPIGLAKVAKSRAALESFVIYMFFNMFINSLLTNGGSYFGVDFTQEVGGTSGLASIGGVKTLDTSMIGALFVAGIVIWIHNRYYDKKLPEVLAIFQGSALITVIGFFVMIPVALLTVLVWPVVQEWIGSLQGFMKTSGVLGVGLYNFLERVLIPTGLHHFVWQPFVYGPAFANEGLLTSWFTNLGDIAASSESMTTLFPGGGFMMFGNTKVFGSLGIAIAIILASKPEKRKKTIGLILPVAITAVLTGITEPLEFTFLFIAPVLFAIHAVLAGIMTATMYALGISGNFYNGLIDFSITWASTWPNHWSTWLVQIGVGLVFTLIYVILFRYLIVKYNFLTPGREADSEEGKLFTKADYREKKNGGNESSKKEGSGSFDEQAANLLADLGGAENIEELTNCATRLRLTVKDPEKVKSDQVFRSHGAHGLVRNKKAVQVIVGLSVGNVRDKIDELMK; encoded by the coding sequence ATGATGCAAAAATTACAGCGATTTGGCGGCGCTATGTTTATTCCAGTTCTAATTATGCCTGCCATGGGATTGTTGCTGGGGCTTGCCAATACATTAATTAATCCCGAAATTGTTGGAGAGATCGCTAAAGAAGGTTCTCTTTGGTATATCTTTTGGAAGCTAGTGTTTGATGGAAGTTATGTTATTTTTCAAAACATACCACTGCTATTCGTAATCGGCCTGCCTATCGGTCTTGCGAAAGTGGCAAAAAGTAGAGCTGCTTTAGAATCATTTGTTATTTATATGTTTTTCAATATGTTTATTAATTCCTTATTAACAAATGGTGGTTCCTATTTCGGGGTTGATTTTACTCAAGAAGTAGGGGGAACTAGTGGACTTGCTTCTATTGGTGGTGTAAAAACACTTGACACGAGCATGATTGGTGCACTTTTTGTAGCAGGGATTGTCATTTGGATTCACAACCGTTATTACGATAAAAAATTACCAGAAGTACTGGCAATCTTCCAAGGTAGTGCACTTATCACCGTTATTGGTTTCTTTGTTATGATTCCAGTTGCTTTATTAACGGTACTTGTTTGGCCGGTTGTTCAAGAATGGATTGGTTCTTTACAAGGTTTCATGAAAACTTCCGGTGTCCTTGGAGTTGGTCTGTATAACTTCTTAGAAAGAGTTTTAATTCCAACTGGTCTACATCACTTTGTGTGGCAACCATTCGTTTATGGACCTGCTTTTGCAAATGAGGGGCTCCTCACTAGTTGGTTTACAAATCTAGGTGATATCGCTGCTTCTTCCGAGTCAATGACGACTCTATTCCCAGGTGGCGGATTCATGATGTTCGGGAATACAAAAGTATTTGGATCATTAGGTATTGCAATTGCTATTATTCTAGCAAGTAAGCCAGAAAAACGTAAAAAGACAATTGGTCTTATTTTACCAGTTGCAATAACTGCAGTATTAACTGGTATTACAGAGCCACTTGAATTTACATTCTTATTTATTGCACCAGTCTTATTTGCGATTCATGCTGTGCTTGCTGGCATTATGACAGCAACCATGTATGCGCTTGGGATTTCGGGTAACTTCTATAATGGTTTAATTGACTTTTCTATTACATGGGCAAGCACTTGGCCAAATCACTGGTCAACCTGGTTAGTACAAATCGGGGTTGGTCTAGTATTTACCTTAATCTACGTCATATTATTCCGATATTTAATCGTTAAATATAATTTCTTAACCCCGGGCCGTGAAGCAGATTCTGAAGAAGGTAAGCTATTTACTAAAGCAGATTACCGTGAAAAGAAAAATGGCGGGAATGAATCTAGTAAAAAAGAAGGCAGCGGTTCTTTTGATGAACAAGCTGCGAACCTCTTAGCTGACCTAGGCGGGGCAGAAAATATTGAAGAACTTACAAACTGTGCTACCCGTCTTCGGTTAACTGTGAAAGATCCTGAAAAGGTAAAAAGTGATCAAGTATTCCGTTCTCATGGGGCACATGGTTTAGTTAGAAATAAAAAAGCTGTTCAAGTGATTGTCGGATTATCAGTTGGAAACGTTCGCGATAAAATAGATGAGCTCATGAAATAA